CCGCAGGCGCTGGCGACCTATCCGGGGTCCGATTCCTGCGAGGCGGTGGCGTTCACGCAGTTTGTATTTTTCCGGCAGTGGCACGCGCTGCGAGGCTATGCCGCGGCGCGCGGCCTGCGTCTTTTCGGGGACATGCCGATCTTCGTGGCCGAGGACAGCGCCGATGTCTGGGCGCACCGCGATCTTTTCGTGCTCGATGCCGACGGGCGCCCGGAGATCGTGACCGGAGTGCCGCCCGATTATTTCTCGGCGCACGGCCAGCGCTGGGGGAATCCGCATTACCGGTGGGCGCGCATGGCCGCCGACGGCTTTGCCTGGTGGCGCGAGCGGGTGCGCACCCAGCGGGAACTGTTCGACTGGTTGCGGATAGACCATTTCCGCGGCTTCGCCGCCTCCTGGGCGATCCCGGCCTCGGCACCCACCGCGGCTGGCGGGGAATGGATGACGGTACCCGGCGATGCGTTGCTAAAGGCCCTGCAAGAGGCCTTTGGGGATCTCCCCTTGATTGCCGAGGATCTCGGTATCATCACAGACGACGTCCATGCCTTGCGTGACCGCTACGATCTGCCGGGCATGCGTGTCCTGCAATTTGGCTTCGACGGGGATCCCGGGAATCCGCATCTCCCGCACAATTACCATGCCAATAGCGTGGCCTATACCGGTACCCACGACAATGACACCACGACCGGGTGGTATGCGGCGCTGTCCCCGCCCGAACGGGCCACCGTGCGTGACTATCTGCCAGATGCCGACGGCGACCCGGCGTGGGCGATGATGCGCGGAGTCATCGCCTCGGTCGCCGGTCTCGCCGTGGTGCCCTGGCAGGACGTGCTCGCTCTTGGCAGCGGCGCGCGCATGAACACCCCGGGGAAGTGCGCCGGCAATTGGGGATTCCGGTTCCATTGGGAGGATGTCGCGGAGGCCGTGCCCGCGCGTCTCGCGCGGCTTGCCTTTCTGTATGGCCGTGCCGCGCCGCCTGGTTAAATGGGAGCTGCTAGCGCCCCCAAGAGATCTGCCTTGGCATCCACGTCTTTTGTTGTGGCCGTGGGTTCGATTGCGTTATCACGGCAAGGCGAACTTCCCGGTGTAGACCGCACAAGGAACCGCGTTTTCCAGATGGTTGGTGGAAATATCAAGGAAAATCGGGTTCGGGTGGGAAGAACAGACCCACGCAACGGCTGCGTGTTGTTGTCCATCATGGCGCGACTGTCGCCGTCCTGATCGTGCCCGAAATGTCTATGGGTGGTTATGCAGCCGCCGGAGCCGCGTGTTGTCCGAACGCACCATGCTATCGTTTTCCGGGAAACAGGAGGCGTGCCAAGATGAGACCCGGACAGATGCCCGTGATCGCCGCGAACAAAAAGAAGGTGGCTGGCACATAGAGCACCCAGCTGACGACGCGAAATCCGGTGAGCGCGATGCCGATCCATAGTACGCAGCCCGCAAACAGGAAGAAAGCGCGCATGGCGGCACTGATGGCGTACTGAGACATTTGTCCTCCAAGGGCGACTGCCCACAATGATGAACATCACCTTCCGCACCCCTGGGCGCCATGAAGCGCCGGAACTCCCCGTTTGCGGGCCCGTCATCTGGCGCCTCCGTGGGCCTGCCTGGAACGGTGCCGGCCTTCCATGCACCGTACTGCCGCTGCCACTCGGCCAGCGCCCAAGTTGTACGCGAAGCGCGCTGTGCCTGCCGCACGGGCGAAATAGGTCGCCTGGACGTTATTGGGACAGGAGGGCGATTTTGTGGGCGATGATCAGGCCTGCGCCTCGTCCGCGGCCTTCTTCACGCCGTCCAGCAACTTTTGATTCTTGCGGGGGCGATCGCCGCACAGCCGGGCGCTGAACGCGGTGATGATTGCCAACACATCTTTCGCCAAATCCTCGAAGGTCGTGTCTTGGCCTTGGTTCAGAATCACCACCTTCACCTGTTTTGCTTCGCAGGTAGTGAAAACCAATTCCGCACCAAAGCGCAACAGCCGGTCCTTGTGCGTGATGACCAGTCGCCCGATCCGCCTATCGATGACAGCGTCGAGCAGCTTTTTCAAGCCTTTCTTGTGGGTGTTCATCCCTGAACCCAGATCGGCGATGACCTCCAACGTCCAGCCTTGGCGGGCACAGTAGAGTTCCAGGACCTGTTTTGTCGCTCCAAATCATCTTTCTGGTCGTGGCTGGACACACCGGCGCAGGCGATAGTGCGGCGCCGTATATCGGTTTCAGCGCGGAACATCTCCGGCTTGAGTTTGGCGAGATCATAAGGGCGACGGCCGCCCGCCGTGTTCGGCGGCCAGCTTGCCCGCCGCTTCCCGGCGGCGCCGTGTCGTGATCGACACCCCCCCCAGCGCCGAGGCCGCTCCGCCCATGCTTACCAACTCTCCATTTTGGAGAGCATAGGTTAGCTCCATTAGATAGCTTTCAAGAGAATTTCTCGAGCTCCTTGCGGCGAGCGGTCGAAATCAGGGGTAAGGGCTTGCGCCGATAGGCGCGCCAGGGGCGATGGTGATGCCGGTAGGAGAGGGACGTCTAGCGCAGCGCCGTGATCGTGGCACATCGTGCCCAGGCCGTGTCTCTTGTCGGCCGCGGCACCGGATTGATCGGCGTGCGCCGGGAACTGCTGAGGCCCAGGGCCATCTACACAGGGATAGGCGTCGGCAAGGGGCGGGCGTGGCGTTTGGGCACGGGGGAATTCGTTGGCGGATGGGCGGGTCAGATCACTGGATGCCACGCGCGGGCTCGCGGCCGTCTCGGTGGTCTTGTCGCACTATGTGCTGGTCCTGGCCGATGCCGGCCGGCGCCGCTATGCGCATGCTTATCATACCCTGCAGTGGCTGTCCTATACCCCGCTCGGGTTGGCATGGGCGGGTCGCGCGGCGGTCGTCTTTTTCTTCGTATTGAGCGGCTATGTGCTCTACGTCATGTGGGAGCGTGGCGGCCTGAGCTACGGCGCCTATCTCAAAAAGCGCGTCGTGCGGCTTTATCTGCCCTACGCCGGGGCGGTGATCCTCGGCATCCTGGGCGCGGCCTTCCTGTATACCGGACCCTTGCCCGGGCTGGGTCCGTGGATCAACAAGTTCTGGTCCTGGTCGCCGAATGCCAGCTCGCTCTGGGAGCACGCCGGTTTCGTGGATGCCTTCAATTCGGATCGCTACGACTTCACGATCTGGACGCTCGTGCAGGAGATGCGGGTCTCGCTCATCTTTCCGCTGATCGTCCTGTGGGTGAGGCGATCGGCGTGGACCGTGGCCTGGCTGCCCTTTGCGGCCCTGGCGGTCGCGACCATCTTCGTGCGCGGCGCGGCATCGGCGGCCGGCGGGACGTGGGCGGCGACGGTCATGGGCGGAGGGCTTACCGCCTATAGCGATACGGTCTACTACCTCGCGCCGTTTGCCTTGGGCGCCCTGCTCGCCTGCCACAGGGATGCGGTGAAGAGACACTACCTCGCGCTGTCATCGTGGCGGCGACTCGTCCTTGGGGCGCTGGCCTTCGCGCTCTATTTTTACGGATCGCGCACCCTGGCGGCCCTGGGTGATCACCGCATGCTGGTCCACGACTGGCCGACCATGATGGGGGCTGCCCTGGGGCTCGTGGTGATCGCCTATGAACCCGCCGTCAAGGCGCTTCTCGACCACCGCCTCTTCCAGTATCTCGGGCGCATATCTTACAGCCTCTATCTCTTTCACCCGCTCGTGCTGTTGGCCGCGCTCCACCTGTTCTATGGACGGATCAGTCTCGCACCCTTGCTTGCGGGCACCTTCGTGGCCACTCTATTGACGGCCGATATCGCCTACCGCTGGCTGGAACGACCGGCCGCGCGCATGGCGCGGGCCTTGGGAGAGGGGGTGACGGCGCCCAGGACCGGGGTTTCCGCGCCATCGGATTGAAGGAAGCGGGCATGGGTTGCGCGGGTGCACCCGTTGCCGGGATGCGGCGCGGGCAAGGAGGCGGGAAAGAAGGGAAAGAAGGGAAAGAAGGGAAAGAAGGGAAAGAAGGGAAAGAAGGGAAAGAAGGGAAAGAAGGGCCGGGGCGCCCCGGGGGCGCCCCGGCCTTGTGGTTACTACTGGCGCAGCATGTGCAGGACGCGGGCCCGCAGCGTGGGGTCGGCGTCGACCTGCCGGACGAGGTTGTTATATTGCGGCAGGGTGAGGTGCTGCCCCTTGATGGCGGCGATCATGGACTGCTGCGCGCGTACCTGGATCCCGCGGGCCGCGCCCGGTTGCCCCTTCATCGCCTGCAACTTTTTGGCGTATGTGGCGCGGATCTGCGACACATGACGAATGGCGGTCACGAAATGCTTCAAAGTCGTGTGGCCGATGCGCGGCATGGCCGTGGCCGCCGCCGGTGGCGGCGGCATCTGCGCGGCGGCGCCGGGGGCCTGGGTGGCGGCAAACGCGCTTGCGGAGGCGAGTGTGATCGCGGTCGTCAGGGCGAGTCGCAGGGCGGTTCGGGATGACTCCATCGTGATGTCTTTCCTCGATTGATTGGCTCGCTCAGGAAGTGCAATGCCCGTGCCAGCCGCCCCGCCTGCGGCCGTCCGGGGGGCGAAGGCCCGCGGTTATGCGCCAGGACGCGGGTGCGCGGCGGTCGCCGGATACGGTACTTCGGCAGTGCGCCTGTGTCGAAATGACACATGTGGCGGCAATACAGAGGCGTCACGCCACAGCTCGTGCGTGTGATGTCAGGGGGAGGAGAGATGCAGGGATCAAAGATCTTGATAGTGGATGATAGTGATATCGCGCGTACGCAGCTCAAGCAGGGGTTGTCGGACGCCGGGGCCGTGGTGCAGACGGCGGCGAGCGCCCATGACGCCTTGGCACTCCTGCCGCGCTGGCCGGCGGACTTGGTGGTGAGCGGTCTGCCATGGGAGGTCGGCAGCATGGCCTTGTGCGCGGGCATACGCGCCGCGGCAAGGCCGCCGGCGTTCATGATGCTCTCGCCGCGGCCCGAGGCGCCGGTTGCGGGCGATGGGCACGGCTGGGGGGCGCCGCGCCATGCCGAGGGTGCGACCCTGCCGGCGGCCGTTGTCCAGGCCCACGAGGCGCTGGGACTGTCCACGGCCTGCCCGCGCCGATCGCCGCCGGGACTGGACGTCCTGCGGTTTCACGGAATGCTTGGGTGCGGCGCGGATATGCGCGTGTTGATCGAACGTCTGGTACGCGCCGCGCGTGTCGATGTGCCGGTACTCCTGAGCGGGCCGAGCGGCACCGGAAAGGAGCTTGCGGCGCGCGCGATCCATGGTGAGAGCGCGCGCCGCGAGGGCCCCTTCGTGGCCGTCAATTGCGGGGGCATACCCGAGTCTTTGTGGGAGAGCGAATTCTTCGGCTATACCGCCGGGGCCTTCAGCGGCGCCCATCGCAGCCGCGAGGGGCTCTTCGCCGCCGCCCACGGCGGGACCTTGTTTCTAGACGAGATCGGGGAGATGCCTCTGGGCGCCCAGGCCAAGCTTCTACGCGCCCTCGAGGGCGGCTGGATGCGGCCGGTGGGGGCGGTGCGCGAGCAGCAGGTCAATGTGCGTATCGTCGCCGCCACCCACCGAAACCTGGCCCTGGCGGCCGAGCAGGGGCGTTTTCGCGACGACCTTTTGTATCGCCTCGATGTGTTGGCCGTGAGCCTGCCGGGTCTCGCCGGCCGCTGTGATGACATCACGGTCCTGGCGCGGCACTTCCTGCATGAGTGCCGTGCCGAGATGGGGAGTGCCGTAGATGGTTTCGAGACCGAGGCCTTGTGCTTGCTTCACGCCTACGCCTTTCCGGGCAATGTCCGCGAGCTTCGCAATATCATCCAGTCGGCGGCGGCGTTTGCGCGCGGCCCGCGCATTGATGTCGTGGATCTGCCCGAGCGCGTGCGCCGGCCCGACGGTGGGGCGTCTGGTTCGATGGTGCGCGCCATGCCCCCCGACGTGGCCGGCACCGGCGATCTCGTGACCCTGGAGGAATGCAAGCACGCCTATGTACACGAGGTCCTGCGGCGGGTGCGTGGCAATAAGCGGGCGGCGGCGCGTATCCTCGGGATCGAGCGCCGCACACTCTATCGCTGGCTTACGCCGTCCTGACCAGGATGCGTGCCTGGCCCCATCCCCGGCGTTGCGAACCAGGGGTGGGGCGCGTGCCGATCAGGTCGGCGGCTACAACCACACCATGCAGCCGAGCTCGAAACGATGGGTGAGCAGGGTGTGGTAGGGGTAGGCGCGGATACGAAGCGTCTGGAATCCCGATGTCCGGGGCTCGTGGTCGAGACGAAAGACGAGGCGCCCCTCGCCATCGATGCCGTCTGCGACGAACAGGGCCTGATCGCGGAGCAGCGCCTCGCCCAGGTCGTCGCTGGACTCGAACAGGCACTCGACGACGAGGTCATCCGGGCGCAGGCCGTTGCCGTGGACGAGTACGGTAAGGTGCAGGGGTTCGCCGACCTTGATGGCCTCGGGGATGTCCTGGCCGCGTTCGAGGCGCACCCCGGGCCAAGCGGTGGTCGCCTGGCGCTTCCAGCGCGCCAGCGCGCGCCCTCCGGCGGCCTCGTCGGCCGCCAGCCGCCGCGCATGGTCGGCGGCCTTGCGATAATAGTCGCGCGCGTATTCGAGCACCATGCGTTCGGCATTGAAGACCGGCATGGCGCGCCGCATCGCGGCCTTGGACATGGCGATCCATGATCGGGAATAGCCGTGCTCGGCAGCATTGAAGTAGAGGGGCACGACCTGCTGTTCCAGGATATCCAGGACCTCCGCGCTCTCCTCGCGAGTGCGCTGATCGTTGTCGATCGGACCCTTGTGCGGACAGATGCCCCAGCCGTTGTCGCCGGCATAGCCTTCGCCCCACCAGCCATCGAGGACGCTCAGGTTCACGACCCCGTTGATGGCGGCCTTTTGTCCCGATGTGCCGCTCGCCTCCAGGGGATACTCCGGGGTGTTCAGCCAGACATCGACGCCGGTCACGAGCCTGCGCGCGAGCGCAAGATCGTAGCCTTCGATCAGGATCACCTTGCCCTCGAATTCCGGGCTGCGTGAGAACTCGTGGATCAGACGGATCAGGTTTTGGCCCGGATGGTCATGGGGATGCGCCTTGCCGGCAAAGAGCAGCAGCACCGGCCGATCCGGGTCGTTCAAAAGGCGCGCGAGGCGCTTGGGGTCCTCGAACAAGAGGCCTGC
The DNA window shown above is from Acidiferrobacter sp. SPIII_3 and carries:
- the malQ gene encoding 4-alpha-glucanotransferase — encoded protein: MTGKRRHTPVLDRRRLGVLLHPSSLPGDGPKGTMGAHARRFVDVLVTAGVSVWQVLPLGPPGGGSPYNSPSAHAGDAGLIDLEDLAECGWIGMAEVRAALTDGAARGAAVSAAYHGFAAHASAADHAEFQEFRIRHAAWLPDYCAYECIKAECGGAPWWQWPAALKDRDPQALATYPGSDSCEAVAFTQFVFFRQWHALRGYAAARGLRLFGDMPIFVAEDSADVWAHRDLFVLDADGRPEIVTGVPPDYFSAHGQRWGNPHYRWARMAADGFAWWRERVRTQRELFDWLRIDHFRGFAASWAIPASAPTAAGGEWMTVPGDALLKALQEAFGDLPLIAEDLGIITDDVHALRDRYDLPGMRVLQFGFDGDPGNPHLPHNYHANSVAYTGTHDNDTTTGWYAALSPPERATVRDYLPDADGDPAWAMMRGVIASVAGLAVVPWQDVLALGSGARMNTPGKCAGNWGFRFHWEDVAEAVPARLARLAFLYGRAAPPG
- a CDS encoding sigma-54 dependent transcriptional regulator gives rise to the protein MQGSKILIVDDSDIARTQLKQGLSDAGAVVQTAASAHDALALLPRWPADLVVSGLPWEVGSMALCAGIRAAARPPAFMMLSPRPEAPVAGDGHGWGAPRHAEGATLPAAVVQAHEALGLSTACPRRSPPGLDVLRFHGMLGCGADMRVLIERLVRAARVDVPVLLSGPSGTGKELAARAIHGESARREGPFVAVNCGGIPESLWESEFFGYTAGAFSGAHRSREGLFAAAHGGTLFLDEIGEMPLGAQAKLLRALEGGWMRPVGAVREQQVNVRIVAATHRNLALAAEQGRFRDDLLYRLDVLAVSLPGLAGRCDDITVLARHFLHECRAEMGSAVDGFETEALCLLHAYAFPGNVRELRNIIQSAAAFARGPRIDVVDLPERVRRPDGGASGSMVRAMPPDVAGTGDLVTLEECKHAYVHEVLRRVRGNKRAAARILGIERRTLYRWLTPS
- a CDS encoding acyltransferase, yielding MADGRVRSLDATRGLAAVSVVLSHYVLVLADAGRRRYAHAYHTLQWLSYTPLGLAWAGRAAVVFFFVLSGYVLYVMWERGGLSYGAYLKKRVVRLYLPYAGAVILGILGAAFLYTGPLPGLGPWINKFWSWSPNASSLWEHAGFVDAFNSDRYDFTIWTLVQEMRVSLIFPLIVLWVRRSAWTVAWLPFAALAVATIFVRGAASAAGGTWAATVMGGGLTAYSDTVYYLAPFALGALLACHRDAVKRHYLALSSWRRLVLGALAFALYFYGSRTLAALGDHRMLVHDWPTMMGAALGLVVIAYEPAVKALLDHRLFQYLGRISYSLYLFHPLVLLAALHLFYGRISLAPLLAGTFVATLLTADIAYRWLERPAARMARALGEGVTAPRTGVSAPSD
- a CDS encoding DUF4168 domain-containing protein, whose protein sequence is MESSRTALRLALTTAITLASASAFAATQAPGAAAQMPPPPAAATAMPRIGHTTLKHFVTAIRHVSQIRATYAKKLQAMKGQPGAARGIQVRAQQSMIAAIKGQHLTLPQYNNLVRQVDADPTLRARVLHMLRQ